From Labeo rohita strain BAU-BD-2019 chromosome 18, IGBB_LRoh.1.0, whole genome shotgun sequence, the proteins below share one genomic window:
- the ap2m1b gene encoding AP-2 complex subunit mu-B: protein MIGGLFIYNHKGEVLISRVYRDDIGRNAVDAFRVNVIHARQQVRSPVTNIARTSFFHVKRSNIWLAAVTKQNVNAAMVFEFLYKMCDVMTAYFGKISEENIKNNFVLIYELLDEILDFGYPQNSETGALKTFITQQGIKSQHHTKEEQSQITSQVTGQIGWRREGIKYRRNELFLDVLESVNLLMSPQGQVLSAHVSGRVVMKSYLSGMPECKFGMNDKIVIDKQGKGGTTDDSGKSELGGSGKQSIAIDDCTFHQCVRLSKFDSERSISFIPPDGEYELMRYRTTKDIILPFRVIPLVREVGRTKLEVKVVIKSNFKPSLLAQKIEVRIPTPLNTSGVQVICMKGKAKYKASENAIVWKIKRMAGMKESQISAEIELLPTNDKKKWARPPISMNFEVPFAPSGLKVRYLKVFEPKLNYSDHDVIKWVRYIGRSGIYETRC, encoded by the exons ATGATCGGAGGACTCTTCATCTACAACCACAAGGGCGAGGTGCTGATCTCCCGTGTCTACCGTGATGACATCGG GAGGAATGCAGTGGATGCGTTTCGTGTGAACGTGATCCACGCACGTCAGCAGGTACGCTCGCCCGTCACCAACATCGCCCGCACCAGCTTTTTCCACGTCAAGCGCTCCAACATCTGGCTGGCTGCCGTTACAAAGCAGAATGTCAACGCAGCCATGGTGTTTGAGTTCCTCTACAAGATGTGTGACGTCATGACCGCCTACTTCGGCAAGATCAGCGAGGAGAACATTAAGAACAACTTTGTGTTGATCTATGAGCTTCTTGACG AGATCCTGGATTTTGGGTATCCCCAGAACTCTGAGACCGGAGCCTTGAAGACCTTTATTACTCAACAGGGTATTAAGAGCCAG CATCAT ACGAAAGAGGAGCAGTCTCAGATTACCAGTCAGGTCACTGGACAGATCGGCTGGAGACGTGAGGGCATCAAATATCGCCGCAACGAACTCTTCCTGGACGTACTGGAAAGTGTGAACTTGCTGATGTCACCGCAGG GTCAGGTGTTGAGTGCACATGTCTCAGGGCGTGTGGTGATGAAAAGCTACCTGAGCGGAATGCCAGAGTGCAAGTTCGGCATGAACGACAAAATTGTCATCGACAAGCAGGGCAAAGGTGGCACAACTGATGACTCGGGTAAAAG TGAGTTGGGGGGCAG TGGGAAACAGTCCATTGCGATCGATGACTGCACATTCCACCAGTGTGTCCGCCTCAGCAAGTTTGACTCGGAGCGCAGTATAAGCTTCATCCCTCCTGATGGAGAGTATGAGCTCATGAG GTACCGCACCACGAAAGACATCATCCTCCCCTTCCGTGTCATCCCATTGGTCCGTGAGGTGGGCCGCACCAAGCTGGAGGTAAAGGTGGTGATCAAGTCCAACTTCAAGCCCTCCCTGCTGGCACAGAAGATAGAG GTGCGCATTCCTACTCCGCTCAACACCAGTGGGGTTCAGGTCATCTGTATGAAGGGGAAAGCCAAGTACAAAGCCAGTGAGAACGCCATTGTTTGGAA GATCAAGCGAATGGCTGGTATGAAAGAATCTCAGATCAGTGCTGAGATTGAGCTGCTACCCACCAATGACAAGAAGAAGTGGGCTCGCCCACCCATCTCCATGAACTTTGAG GTACCTTTTGCTCCATCGGGACTGAAAGTGCGCTACCTGAAGGTCTTTGAGCCGAAGCTCAACTACAGCGATCATGATGTCATCAAATGGGTGCGTTACATCGGGCGCAGCGGCATCTATGAGACCCGCTGCTAA
- the mmp23bb gene encoding matrix metallopeptidase 23bb isoform X1, producing MRWVCSCALLLTVLDNAVAVPAWRKNTVASIQLHKPCVQTPAPVDTRSHRGLARSKRYAINPLGYKWEHFNVTYKITKFPNTLNKDDTRKAISIAFTKWSDVSPLTFTEITNPNKSADITIGFYTYNHTDCWWSPLHPCFDGLNGELAHAFLPPRGEIHFDNHEFWILGKSRFSWKQGVWLNDLVQVAAHEIGHALGLWHSRDPKALMHPNATYTGQRNIAQDDIWGIQRLYGCMDKKRVCDPWARLGFCERRRSFMKKNCPQRCDLCYEPLDAVSTPTPPPENVKIKIVPRGKVVGFRCGTKNTRVPPKVSWYKDGEQLLTSIPGYIVIKDRDLRLVANEFNEGTYTCRIHRRGNVVSANSWAIRLKPEQSSNNS from the exons ATGCGCTGGGTTTGCTCCTGCGCGCTGTTGCTGACGGTGCTGGATAATGCTGTGGCCGTGCCTGCGTGGAGAAAAAACACG GTGGCTAGTATTCAGTTGCATAAACCATGTGTGCAGACCCCGGCACCTGTGGATACGAGGTCTCATCGAGGTCTGGCCCGATCTAAGCGCTATGCCATCAACCCACTGGGATACAAGTGGGAGCATTTCAACGTCACGTACAA GATCACAAAGTTCCCCAATACGTTGAATAAAGATGATACCCGCAAAGCTATCAGCATCGCCTTCACAAAATGGAGTGATGTTTCTCCTCTGACTTTCACTGAAATCACCAACCCCAACAAAAGTGCTGATATCACTATAG GCTTCTACACGTACAATCACACGGATTGTTGGTGGTCTCCACTGCACCCGTGTTTTGATGGACTGAACGGAGAGCTGGCCCACGCCTTCCTTCCCCCACGTGGGGAGATTCACTTTGACAACCATGAATTCTGGATTCTGGGCAAATCCCGCTTCAGCTGGAAACAAG GTGTGTGGTTGAATGACCTGGTTCAGGTAGCTGCTCATGAAATCGGTCACGCTTTAGGCCTCTGGCATTCACGGGACCCTAAGGCGCTAATGCACCCTAATGCAACGTACACGGGTCAGAGGAACATCGCTCAAGATGATATCTGGGGCATCCAGCGCCTTTATG GATGCATGGACAAGAAGCGTGTGTGTGACCCTTGGGCCCGCTTGGGTTTCTGTGAGAGGAGGCGGAGCTTCATGAAGAAAAACTGCCCGCAGCGCTGCGACCTGTGCTACG AGCCTCTGGATGCAGTGTCCACACCGACACCTCCTCCTGAAAATGTGAAGATCAAAATTGTGCCTCGTGGAAAAGTTGTGGGCTTCCGCTGTGGGACAAAAAATACCAGAGTTCCTCCAAAAGTCAG CTGGTATAAGGACGGTGAGCAGTTGCTGACATCCATTCCCGGCTATATTGTAATTAAAGATCGAGACCTGCGGCTCGTGGCCAACGAATTCAACGAAGGCACGTACACCTGCCGCATCCATCGGCGCGGTAACGTCGTCTCAGCAAACTCGTGGGCCATCCGTCTGAAGCCAGAGCAGTCCTCCAACAACAGCTGA
- the mmp23bb gene encoding matrix metallopeptidase 23bb isoform X2, with translation MRWVCSCALLLTVLDNAVAVPAWRKNTTPAPVDTRSHRGLARSKRYAINPLGYKWEHFNVTYKITKFPNTLNKDDTRKAISIAFTKWSDVSPLTFTEITNPNKSADITIGFYTYNHTDCWWSPLHPCFDGLNGELAHAFLPPRGEIHFDNHEFWILGKSRFSWKQGVWLNDLVQVAAHEIGHALGLWHSRDPKALMHPNATYTGQRNIAQDDIWGIQRLYGCMDKKRVCDPWARLGFCERRRSFMKKNCPQRCDLCYEPLDAVSTPTPPPENVKIKIVPRGKVVGFRCGTKNTRVPPKVSWYKDGEQLLTSIPGYIVIKDRDLRLVANEFNEGTYTCRIHRRGNVVSANSWAIRLKPEQSSNNS, from the exons ATGCGCTGGGTTTGCTCCTGCGCGCTGTTGCTGACGGTGCTGGATAATGCTGTGGCCGTGCCTGCGTGGAGAAAAAACACG ACCCCGGCACCTGTGGATACGAGGTCTCATCGAGGTCTGGCCCGATCTAAGCGCTATGCCATCAACCCACTGGGATACAAGTGGGAGCATTTCAACGTCACGTACAA GATCACAAAGTTCCCCAATACGTTGAATAAAGATGATACCCGCAAAGCTATCAGCATCGCCTTCACAAAATGGAGTGATGTTTCTCCTCTGACTTTCACTGAAATCACCAACCCCAACAAAAGTGCTGATATCACTATAG GCTTCTACACGTACAATCACACGGATTGTTGGTGGTCTCCACTGCACCCGTGTTTTGATGGACTGAACGGAGAGCTGGCCCACGCCTTCCTTCCCCCACGTGGGGAGATTCACTTTGACAACCATGAATTCTGGATTCTGGGCAAATCCCGCTTCAGCTGGAAACAAG GTGTGTGGTTGAATGACCTGGTTCAGGTAGCTGCTCATGAAATCGGTCACGCTTTAGGCCTCTGGCATTCACGGGACCCTAAGGCGCTAATGCACCCTAATGCAACGTACACGGGTCAGAGGAACATCGCTCAAGATGATATCTGGGGCATCCAGCGCCTTTATG GATGCATGGACAAGAAGCGTGTGTGTGACCCTTGGGCCCGCTTGGGTTTCTGTGAGAGGAGGCGGAGCTTCATGAAGAAAAACTGCCCGCAGCGCTGCGACCTGTGCTACG AGCCTCTGGATGCAGTGTCCACACCGACACCTCCTCCTGAAAATGTGAAGATCAAAATTGTGCCTCGTGGAAAAGTTGTGGGCTTCCGCTGTGGGACAAAAAATACCAGAGTTCCTCCAAAAGTCAG CTGGTATAAGGACGGTGAGCAGTTGCTGACATCCATTCCCGGCTATATTGTAATTAAAGATCGAGACCTGCGGCTCGTGGCCAACGAATTCAACGAAGGCACGTACACCTGCCGCATCCATCGGCGCGGTAACGTCGTCTCAGCAAACTCGTGGGCCATCCGTCTGAAGCCAGAGCAGTCCTCCAACAACAGCTGA